Proteins encoded in a region of the Ancylobacter sp. SL191 genome:
- the pdeM gene encoding ligase-associated DNA damage response endonuclease PdeM, with protein MVAQTAEAADEAVGAGDEFALADARLVLDCAGALYWPAERMLIAADLHLEKGSSFAARGVPLPPYDTRATLALLGEIVARWNPRRLVLLGDSFHDRRGAERLGLLEREQLADLMRGREVVWVAGNHDPDPMPGLGGTPADELRVGPLSLRHEPSAQPVTGEIAGHLHPVARLVVRGRGLRRRCFASDGARLVMPALGAYAGGLNIRDAAVAGLFAGDFAAHLVGGARIYRFAHHACLPDR; from the coding sequence GTGGTCGCGCAGACAGCGGAAGCGGCGGATGAGGCGGTGGGCGCGGGCGACGAGTTCGCCCTCGCCGACGCGCGCCTCGTGCTCGACTGCGCCGGCGCGCTGTACTGGCCGGCCGAGCGGATGCTGATCGCCGCCGACCTGCATCTGGAGAAGGGCTCCTCCTTCGCCGCGCGCGGCGTGCCGCTGCCGCCTTATGACACCCGCGCCACGCTCGCTCTGCTTGGCGAGATCGTCGCCCGCTGGAATCCGCGCCGCCTCGTCTTGCTCGGCGACAGCTTCCATGACCGGCGCGGCGCCGAACGGCTGGGTCTGCTGGAACGCGAGCAGCTCGCGGACCTTATGCGTGGGCGCGAGGTGGTGTGGGTCGCCGGCAATCACGATCCCGATCCCATGCCCGGCCTTGGCGGCACGCCGGCGGACGAACTGCGCGTCGGCCCGCTCAGCCTACGCCATGAGCCTTCCGCCCAACCGGTGACCGGCGAGATCGCCGGCCATCTGCATCCGGTGGCGCGGCTCGTGGTGCGCGGGCGGGGCCTGCGGCGGCGCTGCTTCGCCAGCGACGGGGCGCGCCTCGTCATGCCGGCGCTCGGCGCCTATGCGGGGGGATTGAACATTCGCGATGCGGCGGTGGCCGGGCTGTTCGCCGGGGATTTCGCCGCCCATCTGGTCGGGGGCGCGCGCATCTACCGCTTCGCCCACCACGCCTGCCTGCCGGACCGCTAG